The following proteins come from a genomic window of Sesamum indicum cultivar Zhongzhi No. 13 linkage group LG10, S_indicum_v1.0, whole genome shotgun sequence:
- the LOC105171856 gene encoding uncharacterized protein LOC105171856: protein MSSVDVSKYEHSPVHKTIILKDYAGLRRILAGLPRLCDPSEIHTESVSLAEEAKADAIAAAIDRRDVPNRDTPLHLAVKFGDETAAEMLMLAGADWSLQNEHGWSALQEAICNREEGIAKIIVRHYQPLAWAKWCRRLPRLIGTMRRMRDFYMEITFHFESSVIPFISRIAPSDTYKIWKRGANLRADMTLAGFDGFRIQRADQSILFLGDGSEDGQVPPGSLCMISHKDKEVMNALDGAGAPASEAEVQQEVTAMSQTNIFRPGIDVTQAVLLPQTTWRRQEKTELVGPWKAKVYDMHNVVVSIKSRRVPGAMTDDEFFNSSNENETENEFDDILTEEERRQLEVALKMDSSDLSNENSNCIIAHRHSCYDQRDIPIEDINGCMNGETKQEKKGWFSGWRRRENKQENEKKIVPPRSSLCMEEKVNDLLEDSPRSQNRPGRHSVDVVVKRDELRRGRDGKSPSSTNSESGNRRKDGSRENEYKKGLRPILWLSPDFPLRTEELLPLLDILANKVKAIRRLRELFTTKLPKGTFPVKVAIPVVPTIRVMVTFTKFEELQPLDEFSTPPSSPTPVSKESPSVSQSSGSSWFQWIKSPYQRSSLSRGGPSSRTDTTQDPFAIPSDYSWITAEAKKKKMQEKSKAKKVKSQK, encoded by the exons ATGTCGTCTGTTGATGTATCAAAATATGAACATAGTCCTGTCCACAAGACCATAATTTTGAAGGACTATGCTGGTCTGAGGAGAATTCTTGCGGGCCTTCCCCGACTTTGTGATCCATCTGAGATTCATACAGAATCGGTCTCACTTGCGGAAGAAGCTAAGGCTGATGCCATAGCTGCTGCAATTGACAGACGTGATGTCCCTAACCGAGACACTCCACTTCATTTGGCCGTTAAATTTGGTGATGAGACTGCAGCGGAGATGCTTATGCTTGCAGGGGCAGATTGGAGCTTGCAGAATGAACACGGTTGGAGTGCGCTACAGGAAGCAATATGTAATAGGGAAGAAGGCATTGCTAAAATCATAGTTAGGCATTACCAGCCATTAGCTTGGGCAAAATGGTGTAGAAGGTTGCCTCGATTGATTGGGACGATGAGAAGGATGAGAGATTTTTATATGGAGATTACATTTCATTTTGAGAGCTCAGTCATCCCTTTCATTTCGAGAATCGCCCCATCTGATACTTACAAGATCTGGAAGAGGGGTGCAAATTTGAGGGCAGATATGACTTTGGCTGGTTTTGATGGTTTCAGAATACAACGTGCTGACCAGAGTATTCTGTTCCTTGGTGACGGCTCAGAGGATGGTCAAGTGCCTCCCGGATCACTTTGCATGATTTCACACAAAGATAAGGAGGTAATGAATGCTTTGGATGGTGCAGGTGCTCCAGCAAGTGAGGCAGAAGTGCAACAAGAAGTGACTGCAATGTCTCAGACAAATATATTTAGGCCTGGGATTGACGTGACTCAAGCAGTTCTTTTACCTCAAACAACATGGAGGAGACAGGAGAAAACAGAACTGGTGGGTCCTTGGAAAGCTAAAGTGTATGATATGCATAATGTGGTCGTCAGCATTAAGTCAAGGAGGGTGCCAGGTGCCATGACGGATGATGAGTTCTTTAACTCTTCCAATGAAAATGAAACAGAGAATGAGTTTGATGATATCTTGACGGAGGAAGAGAGAAGGCAACTTGAGGTTGCTCTTAAGATGGACTCCTCAGATTTGAGCAATGAAAATAGTAATTGTATTATTGCACATCGTCATAGTTGTTATGACCAAAGGGATATTCCCATTGAGGACATAAATGGTTGCATGAATGGAGAAACCAAGCAGGAAAAGAAAGGATGGTTCAGTGGCTGGAGGAGACGggaaaataaacaagaaaatgagaaaaagatTGTTCCACCAAGAAGCTCTTTGTGTATGGAAGAAAAAGTTAATGATCTTCTAGAGGACTCTCCTCGAAGTCAAAATAGACCAGGTAGGCACTCTGTTGACGTGGTTGTGAAACGTGATGAGCTTCGGAGAGGAAGAGACGGTAAATCTCCTTCATCAACAAATAGTGAAAGTGGAAATAGACGGAAGGATGGAAGCCGGGAAAATGAGTATAAGAAAGGTTTGAGGCCTATTCTCTGGCTTTCCCCAGATTTTCCATTGCGAACAGAAGAACTCCTTCCATTGCTTGACATCTTAGCAAACAAAGTTAAAGCTATACGGCGGTTGAGAGAGTTGTTTACTACGAAACTACCCAAGGGGACCTTCCCGGTCAAG GTTGCCATTCCAGTAGTTCCCACTATCAGGGTGATGGTTACATTTACGAAGTTCGAAGAGCTGCAGCCACTAGATGAGTTTTCAACACCCCCATCGAGTCCAACTCCTGTTTCCAAAGAGAGCCCTTCTGTATCTCAGTCATCAGGTTCATCTTGGTTCCAGTGGATAAAATCTCCTTATCAACGTTCAAGTTTATCTAGAGGTGGCCCAAGCAGCAGGACTGATACTACTCAAGACCCGTTTGCAATTCCTTCCGACTATTCATGGATTACTGCTgaagcaaagaaaaagaaaatgcaggAAAAGAGCAAAGCTAAGAAAGTAAAGAGTCAGAAGTAG
- the LOC105171858 gene encoding pentatricopeptide repeat-containing protein At3g26630, chloroplastic, with amino-acid sequence MLACFSLSTLDVLPARNFRSSARPSFTPEDALVFLERCTSFKQMKQIHARIIRSSLHRHQVIVTRLIRLCSSYGKLDYATLVFEQIENPSTFAWNLLIRAYTVNDCSLRAIIFYNLMICRGVDVDKFTFPFVMKACLACCCIEKAREVYGFAVKTGFSGDVHLDNVLMDLYLTCGNLSEGLKVFDKMRVRTIVSWTTMIAGLVSNGRIDLAQHMFDKMPVKNVVSWTAMINGYAKSEKPEKAFELFAEMQRDNIKPNEYTLVGLLMACAELGSLKLGCWVHDFAIKNGFEVGVFLGTALIDMYSKCGSLEYAKRVFGNMESKSVATWNAMITSLGVHGRGEEALALFQEMERLSIKPDAITFIGVLCACLQTNNIEKGCKYFHYMIESYGIKPSLEHYLYLFEMESCLAQSLDTKSSDFPML; translated from the coding sequence ATGTTAGCATGCTTTTCATTGAGCACTCTCGATGTTTTGCCTGCGAGGAATTTTCGCTCAAGCGCTAGGCCGAGTTTCACTCCGGAAGACGCCCTCGTATTTCTCGAGAGATGCACGAGTTTTAAGCAAATGAAGCAAATACATGCGAGGATAATCCGAAGCAGCCTCCATCGGCATCAAGTAATTGTCACAAGATTGATTCGGCTTTGCTCTTCCTATGGGAAGCTGGATTACGCCACTTTAGTCTTTGAACAGATTGAAAACCCATCAACGTTTGCTTGGAATTTGCTTATCAGAGCATACACTGTGAATGATTGCTCACTTCGAgctattattttctataatttgatgatttgcCGGGGTGTTGATGTGGATAAGTTCACGTTCCCGTTTGTGATGAAAGCATGTTTGGCTTGTTGTTGCATTGAGAAGGCGAGGGAGGTTTATGGGTTTGCTGTTAAGACGGGGTTTTCTGGAGATGTACACCTGGATAACGTTTTGATGGATTTGTATTTGACGTGTGGGAATTTAAGTGAGGGGCTGAAGGTGTTTGATAAAATGCGCGTGAGGACTATTGTCTCCTGGACTACGATGATCGCTGGGCTTGTTTCCAATGGAAGAATAGATTTAGCGCAACACATGTTTGACAAAATGCCGGTGAAAAATGTAGTTTCTTGGACTGCAATGATAAACGGCTATGCTAAAAGTGAGAAACCGGAGAAGGCTTTTGAACTATTTGCAGAAATGCAGCGTGATAACATAAAGCCGAATGAGTATACACTGGTTGGCCTCTTGATGGCTTGTGCTGAATTAGGGAGTCTTAAATTGGGCTGTTGGGTTCACGACTTTGCAATCAAGAATGGGTTTGAGGTTGGGGTTTTCCTTGGGACTGCTCTCATCGACATGTATAGCAAATGTGGTAGTTTGGAATATGCAAAACGAGTGTTTGGAAACATGGAAAGTAAGAGTGTAGCTACATGGAATGCAATGATTACTAGTCTTGGTGTTCATGGGCGTGGTGAAGAAGCCCTTGCACTTTTTCAGGAGATGGAGAGGTTGAGCATCAAGCCTGATGCAATAACTTTCATAGGCGTTTTATGTGCTTGCCTGCAGACGAACAACATTGAGAAGGGTTGTAAATACTTCCATTACATGATTGAGAGTTACGGTATTAAACCTAGCCTTGAGCATTATCTTTACCTGTTTGAGATGGAGTCCTGTCTGGCCCAGTCGCTTGATACAAAGTCATCAGATTTTCCCATGTTATGA
- the LOC105171857 gene encoding uncharacterized protein LOC105171857, giving the protein MDAAAQLVYCGIDPLYRSSRFSSAVLNSKARNSRFFPRIKKNAVVKAIATEPRPSDTKPPTVVNGSPKTASYKPVNGASPRIQDVSQEIKRVRAQMEENEELAILMRGLRGQNLKDTLFADDNIKLRLVEVDESSEFLPLVYDPDSIAAYWGKRPRAVATRIVQLMSVAGGFLSRLAWDLINNKIKENEVARAIELREIVTSLGPAYIKLGQALSIRPDILSPSAMVELQKLCDKVPSFPDDVAMALIEEELGQPWNNIYSELSASPIAAASLGQVYKGRLKENGDLVAVKVQRPFVLETVTVDLFIIRNLGLVLRKFPQISIDVVGLVDEWAARFFEELDYVNEGENGTLFAEMMKKDLPQVVVPKTYHKYTARKVLTTQWIEGEKLSQSTESDVGELVNVGVICYLKQLLDTGFFHADPHPGNLIRTPDGKLAILDFGLVTKLTDDQKYGMIEAIAHLIHRDYAAIVKDFVKLGFIPEGVNLEPILPVLAKVFDQALEGGGAKNINFQELASDLAQITFDYPFRIPPYFALIIRAIGVLEGIALVGNPDFAIVDEAYPYIAQRLLTDESPRLRSALRYTIYGKSGVFDAERFIDVMQAFENFIDAAKSGGGENLNGRMAELGVLQNQTNMLPGFVGSASQTQPIQTRAALGFLLSDEGNFFREFLLDEIVKGIDAVTREQLVQIMAFLGIRNVSPVFSLVPTFGPIRTAALLPTITEEDKVILNNVQKIVGFLAAGTAASSNQGVNVPQVIQELLPVLPGISAKVLPEVLSRLSSRVLARVIRDALL; this is encoded by the exons ATGGACGCAGCTGCGCAGCTCGTCTACTGCGGAATCGATCCTCTGTATCGCTCCTCGCGGTTTTCTTCTGCCGTTTTGAATAGCAAGGCAAGGAATTCCAGGTTTTTTCCAAGAATTAAGAAAAACGCCGTTGTGAAGGCCATTGCTACCGAGCCTAGACCGTCCGACACTAAGCCTCCAACAGTCGTTAATGGGTCTCCCAAAACGGCGTCGTACAAGCCCGTCAACGGTGCATCTCCT AGAATTCAAGATGTCTCGCAGGAGATCAAACGGGTAAGGGCGCAGatggaagaaaatgaagagtTGGCTATCCTTATGAGGGGGCTTCGGGGTCAGAATTTGAAGGACACATTGTTTGCTGATGACAATATCAAGCTCCGTCTAGTTGAG GTTGATGAGAGCAGTGAGTTTTTGCCATTAGTGTATGATCCAGATAGCATTGCAGCTTATTGGGGAAAGCGGCCACGTGCAGTTGCTACTCGTATCGTTCAGTTAATGTCTGTTGCTGGAGGCTTTCTCTCTCGTCTTGCCTGGGATCtgataaataataagataaaagaG AATGAGGTCGCTCGTGCCATTGAATTGAGGGAGATAGTTACCTCTTTGGGTCCAGCATACATAAAACTTGGGCAAGCGTTGAGCATCCGACCTGATATACTGTCACCTTCTGCAATGGTTGAACTACAGAAGCTTTGTGATAAg GTTCCATCATTTCCCGATGATGTTGCTATGGCTCTTATTGAAGAGGAGCTTGGACAGCCATGGAATAATATCTACTCTGAACTTTCTGCTTCCCCTATTGCCGCTG CATCCCTCGGTCAGGTCTATAAAGGCCGGCTAAAAGAAAATGGGGATTTGGTAGCTGTTAAGGTACAGAGGCCTTTTGTTCTTGAGACTGTGACCGttgatttgtttattataaGGAACTTGGGTCTTGTTCTTCGTAAATTTCCTCAG ATCTCCATCGATGTTGTTGGATTGGTTGACGAATGGGCTGCCCGTTTCTTTGAGGAGCTTGATTATGTTAATGAGGGGGAAAATGGAACATTATTTGCTGAAATGATGAAAAAAGACCTTCCCCAg GTAGTTGTGCCGAAGACATACCACAAATACACTGCAAGGAAGGTTCTTACAACACAATGGATAGAAGGAGAGAAGCTGTCACAAAGTACTGAAAGCGATGTTGGAGAACTGGTAAATGTTGGAGTTATATGCTACCTTAAGCAG CTGCTTGACACAGGTTTCTTCCATGCTGATCCACATCCAGGAAATTTAATTCGGACTCCAGATGGGAAGCTTGCTATACTGgattttg GCTTGGTGACAAAATTGACGGATGATCAGAAATATGGCATGATTGAAGCTATTGCTCACCTTATTCATCGAGATTATGCTGCTATCGTAAAAGATTTTGTGAAACTTGGTTTTATCCCAGAAGGAGTTAACTTAGAACCCATTTTGCCTGTGCTGGCAAAGGTTTTTGATCAGGCACTTGAAGGTGGTGGagcaaaaaatatcaactttcagGAGTTGGCTTCAGATTTAGCACAAATAACATTTGATTATCCATTCAGAATACCACCTTATTTTGCACTTATAATTAGAGCAATTGGGGTGCTGGAGGGCATAGCTTTGGTGGGAAATCCTGATTTTGCCATTGTGGATGAAGCCTATCCGTATATCGCACAG AGGCTACTGACTGACGAATCCCCACGCCTTAGATCTGCTTTACGCTACACAATATATGGGAAATCTGGCGTTTTTGATGCTGAAAGATTTATTGATGTCATGCAAGCTTTTGAGAATTTCATAGATGCAGCAAAGAGCGGAGGTGGAGAAAATCTAAATGGAAGAATGGCGGAGCTCGGCGTTCtgcaaaatcaaacaaatatgcTTCCTGGTTTTGTGGGCAGTGCTTCTCAAACACAGCCAATTCAAACAAGAGCAGCCTTGGGATTTTTACTATCTGATGAGGGGAACTTTTTTCGAGAATTTCTATTAGACGAG ATTGTGAAGGGCATAGATGCTGTAACAAGGGAACAGCTAGTTCAGATAATGGCATTTCTTGGAATTAGGAATGTATCCCCCGTTTTTAGCTTGGTTCCTACTTTCGGACCTATCAGGACAGCTGCACTTCTTCCCACAATAACCGAGGAAGACAAAGTCATACTGAACAATGTTCAGAAAATTGTTGGATTCTTAGCTGCTGGAACTGCAGCTTCGTCAAATCAg GGTGTAAATGTTCCTCAAGTGATCCAAGAGCTACTTCCAGTGCTGCCCGGAATCTCTGCCAAAGTTCTTCCTGAGGTGCTTAGTCGGTTATCATCACGAGTATTGGCACGGGTAATCCGTGATGCACTGCTGTAA